One Pleurocapsa sp. PCC 7327 DNA segment encodes these proteins:
- a CDS encoding branched-chain amino acid transaminase, with protein MHNFLPIAYFENQFIEFENAKISVATHALHYGTAAFGGLRGIPDSQNPNQILLFRLDRHCKRLSQSAKFLNYEISTDKIQQIIVDFVKKNRPTVSFYIRPLVYSSGLGIAPRLHNIEKDFLVYGLEMGDYLSPGGISCRISSWYRQEDRSFPLRGKITGAYITSALAKTEAVESGFDEAILMNSQGKVCEATGMNIFIVRNGQLITPGYDQDILEGITRDSILTIAKDMGIPVVERPVDKSELFIADEVFLSGTAAKITPVKRIESFELPQERPITDKLKEKLTAIVENKDPDYKEWVYIIPLD; from the coding sequence ATGCATAATTTCCTTCCCATTGCTTACTTTGAAAACCAATTTATTGAATTTGAAAACGCAAAAATTTCTGTTGCTACCCATGCCTTACATTATGGAACGGCAGCATTTGGTGGATTGCGTGGTATTCCCGATTCTCAAAATCCTAATCAAATTTTACTATTCAGATTAGATCGCCATTGCAAACGACTAAGCCAAAGTGCTAAATTTCTAAATTACGAAATATCAACCGATAAAATTCAGCAAATTATAGTTGATTTTGTCAAGAAAAACAGACCTACAGTATCTTTTTATATACGTCCTTTAGTCTATAGTTCTGGATTAGGAATTGCGCCCAGACTTCATAATATTGAAAAAGATTTTTTGGTCTATGGTTTAGAAATGGGAGATTATTTATCTCCCGGCGGAATTAGCTGTCGCATTAGTTCTTGGTATCGTCAAGAAGATCGCAGCTTCCCTCTCAGAGGAAAGATTACTGGCGCCTATATTACTTCTGCACTAGCCAAAACTGAAGCAGTAGAATCTGGCTTTGACGAAGCAATTTTAATGAACTCTCAGGGGAAAGTTTGCGAAGCAACGGGCATGAATATATTTATCGTCAGAAATGGACAATTAATTACTCCTGGATACGACCAAGATATTCTCGAAGGAATTACCAGAGATAGTATTTTAACGATTGCGAAAGATATGGGAATTCCAGTCGTAGAAAGACCGGTTGATAAATCTGAATTATTTATTGCTGACGAAGTATTCTTAAGCGGAACTGCGGCTAAAATTACTCCTGTTAAAAGAATCGAGAGCTTTGAATTACCACAAGAGAGACCAATTACAGATAAGTTAAAAGAAAAATTAACGGCAATCGTAGAAAATAAAGATCCCGATTATAAAGAGTGGGTCTACATTATTCCCTTGGATTGA
- a CDS encoding M61 family metallopeptidase, whose product MTKANLIQQQSSSLTLPIISYEVAMPQPTSHLFEVTLQVKNWQSPTLDLKMPVWTPGSYLVREYARNIQDFVARSSDKNQSLISRKISKNHWQVKTSNCSKITVCYRVFANELSVRTNHLDVTHGYFNGAALFFFIPGLEKQPIEVTILPPKPDWKITTSLPSVAGKNNTFKAQDFDALVDSPFEIGIHRLYNFEVLGKPHQLAIWGEGNANPEKIIEDTKKIIEVEANLYGELPYEKYVFLLHLSNNGFGGLEHQNSCSLNYPRFGFRAKDKYNRFIQLVAHEFFHLWNVKRIRPKALETIDYERENYTTSLWFSEGTTSYYDLLIPLRAGIYDDKSFLENLGKEITRFLTIPGRKVQPLSESSFDAWIKLYRRDANSDNSQISYYLKGELVSLLLDLLIRERHNNARSLDDVMRQMWQQFGKEQIGFTPEQLHEAIESVAGIDLSDFFERYIDGTDELPFDKYLEPFGLQLKSILEEDPYPYLGMKVQAENNKQVIKFVEAGSPAGVAGIDADDELLAINGMRVTAELLNERLKDYQAGDIIQVTVFHQDELRTLTVQLATPQPSRYEIVRIENPSNIQKQNFVGWLERVN is encoded by the coding sequence ATGACCAAAGCGAATCTTATCCAACAGCAAAGCTCATCTTTAACTCTTCCTATTATTTCTTATGAGGTAGCCATGCCTCAACCTACTTCTCATCTCTTTGAGGTAACCTTACAAGTTAAAAATTGGCAATCTCCCACGCTCGATCTCAAAATGCCTGTTTGGACGCCCGGATCGTATTTAGTACGAGAATATGCCAGAAATATACAGGATTTTGTTGCGCGCAGTAGCGACAAAAATCAGTCATTAATTAGTCGTAAAATTAGTAAAAATCACTGGCAAGTAAAAACCTCAAATTGCTCGAAAATAACCGTCTGCTACCGAGTCTTTGCCAACGAACTTTCAGTCCGAACCAATCATCTAGATGTAACCCACGGCTATTTCAATGGTGCGGCATTATTCTTCTTTATACCAGGCTTAGAAAAGCAGCCTATCGAAGTGACAATTTTACCGCCAAAACCTGATTGGAAAATAACGACTTCCTTACCTTCAGTCGCCGGAAAAAATAATACTTTTAAGGCACAAGATTTCGATGCTTTAGTCGATAGTCCCTTTGAAATTGGCATCCATCGCCTCTATAATTTTGAAGTTTTGGGCAAACCGCATCAATTAGCTATCTGGGGAGAAGGCAATGCCAATCCAGAGAAAATTATAGAAGATACGAAAAAAATTATTGAGGTAGAAGCCAATCTCTATGGAGAATTGCCTTATGAAAAGTATGTCTTTTTACTTCATTTATCAAATAATGGTTTTGGCGGATTAGAACATCAAAATTCTTGTTCGTTAAATTATCCTCGCTTTGGGTTTCGTGCCAAGGATAAATACAATCGCTTCATCCAATTAGTCGCTCACGAATTCTTCCATTTGTGGAACGTAAAACGAATTCGCCCAAAAGCTTTAGAAACCATTGATTACGAACGAGAAAATTACACGACATCCCTATGGTTTTCGGAAGGAACGACCAGTTATTACGACCTACTAATTCCATTACGGGCAGGTATTTATGATGATAAGAGCTTTTTGGAGAATTTAGGCAAAGAAATTACTCGCTTTCTAACTATTCCAGGGCGAAAAGTACAACCTTTAAGCGAATCGAGTTTTGACGCTTGGATTAAATTATATCGCCGAGATGCTAATAGCGATAATTCCCAAATTTCCTATTATTTAAAAGGGGAATTAGTTTCATTATTGCTAGATTTATTAATTCGAGAACGCCACAATAATGCGCGATCGCTTGATGATGTTATGCGTCAGATGTGGCAGCAGTTTGGGAAAGAGCAAATTGGTTTTACTCCCGAACAATTGCACGAAGCGATCGAATCGGTGGCTGGAATAGACTTAAGCGACTTCTTTGAGCGTTATATTGATGGAACTGATGAATTACCCTTCGATAAATATCTCGAACCCTTCGGCTTGCAACTCAAAAGCATTCTAGAAGAAGATCCCTATCCGTATCTAGGCATGAAAGTACAGGCAGAAAACAACAAACAAGTCATTAAATTTGTCGAAGCAGGTTCTCCGGCAGGAGTAGCTGGAATCGATGCAGATGACGAATTACTAGCGATAAATGGGATGCGAGTCACTGCCGAACTGTTGAACGAACGACTCAAAGATTATCAAGCTGGTGATATCATTCAAGTTACAGTCTTCCACCAGGACGAACTGAGAACGCTTACAGTCCAACTAGCAACCCCCCAACCCAGTCGTTATGAAATTGTACGGATTGAGAATCCTTCAAATATTCAAAAACAGAATTTCGTTGGTTGGCTGGAAAGAGTTAACTAG
- a CDS encoding Crp/Fnr family transcriptional regulator: protein METKAIGELFPLFIGASPETLERLVSVAQEQDYSKDSAVITESAWGKAVFFIVCGWVKIRSLYGNREVTLEILSRGNCFGEMAVLDESPRATEAIALSDVQLLSISAQRFLQILLKDPTLHHRMLQLMAHKMRQFYYRFQLYRHPPRFKLIKTLIFLAENYGQPTEKGTKILNIPHQDLADLAGINFEETSRLLNKLQDRGWLEIELSDRALYLTNIKQLYHLAKQL, encoded by the coding sequence ATGGAGACTAAAGCCATTGGCGAGCTTTTTCCTTTATTTATCGGCGCCAGTCCAGAAACGTTAGAAAGGCTTGTTTCTGTTGCCCAAGAACAGGACTACTCAAAAGATAGTGCCGTTATTACGGAATCTGCCTGGGGCAAAGCGGTTTTCTTTATTGTCTGCGGTTGGGTAAAAATCCGCTCTTTGTATGGCAATCGGGAAGTTACCCTAGAAATTCTCAGTCGCGGCAATTGTTTTGGCGAGATGGCAGTCCTCGATGAATCTCCTCGCGCTACAGAAGCGATCGCACTTTCTGACGTACAATTACTAAGTATTTCGGCTCAACGCTTCCTGCAAATACTCCTCAAAGATCCCACACTGCATCACCGCATGTTGCAGCTAATGGCACACAAAATGCGCCAATTTTACTATCGTTTTCAATTATATCGTCATCCTCCTAGATTTAAGCTAATTAAAACATTAATTTTTCTTGCAGAGAACTACGGTCAACCTACAGAAAAAGGTACTAAAATTTTAAATATTCCCCATCAAGATTTAGCCGATCTGGCAGGCATTAACTTTGAAGAAACGAGCCGACTTTTGAACAAATTGCAGGATAGAGGTTGGCTAGAAATCGAACTGAGCGATCGCGCTTTATACTTAACGAATATCAAACAACTCTATCACCTTGCCAAACAGTTATAA
- a CDS encoding ABC transporter ATP-binding protein — MDSAAQLQTESTTAKPMPVVQTWNLGKIYRTGFWLNQKIQSLKSCSLSVYKGETFGLLGPNGAGKTTLLKTLLGIVRPTSGRAVLLNRPIGDRCVKQRIGYLPENAYYYDYLTGIEFLQFAAGIFQIPASVQKKRIPELLDLVGLDRKTARKKQLRQYSKGMLQRIGVAQALINDPELVFLDEPMSGLDPMGRYQVREIILSLKKQGKTIFFNSHVLSDVEQICDRIAILARGELICMGSLDEILGRADIYQVVVKGGDAEELKQWIDELIWEDNCWHGHLKGDPQEFLVAIDKMNAQLISMNLARASLEEFFIRQLRERGITSSH, encoded by the coding sequence ATGGATTCTGCTGCGCAGCTGCAAACCGAATCAACCACCGCCAAACCAATGCCAGTAGTGCAAACTTGGAATTTGGGGAAAATATACCGCACAGGCTTTTGGCTCAATCAAAAAATTCAATCCTTAAAAAGCTGCTCTCTGTCAGTATACAAGGGAGAAACTTTTGGCTTGCTCGGACCTAACGGCGCGGGAAAAACGACCTTATTAAAGACGCTACTAGGCATAGTTCGCCCCACTTCAGGACGCGCTGTATTACTCAATCGTCCCATAGGCGATCGCTGTGTCAAACAACGAATCGGCTATCTTCCCGAAAATGCCTATTACTACGATTATCTCACGGGGATAGAATTTTTACAGTTTGCCGCTGGCATCTTTCAAATCCCTGCATCGGTGCAGAAAAAACGCATTCCCGAACTTCTCGATTTGGTGGGATTAGATCGCAAGACCGCTCGCAAAAAGCAACTGAGACAGTATTCTAAGGGAATGCTGCAACGCATTGGCGTGGCGCAGGCATTGATCAACGATCCCGAATTGGTCTTTTTAGACGAACCGATGTCGGGACTCGATCCGATGGGACGCTATCAAGTCAGGGAAATTATTCTCTCCCTCAAAAAACAGGGAAAAACTATCTTTTTTAATTCTCACGTCCTATCGGATGTCGAGCAAATTTGCGATCGCATTGCCATCCTAGCCAGAGGAGAATTGATTTGCATGGGTTCTCTCGATGAAATTCTCGGTAGAGCAGACATTTACCAAGTCGTCGTTAAAGGCGGCGATGCCGAAGAACTCAAGCAATGGATTGACGAGTTAATCTGGGAAGATAATTGCTGGCACGGTCATCTCAAAGGCGATCCTCAAGAATTTCTCGTTGCGATCGATAAAATGAATGCCCAACTTATTAGCATGAACCTAGCGCGTGCTTCCCTGGAAGAATTTTTTATCCGTCAGTTGAGAGAGCGAGGGATTACTTCTAGCCATTAG
- a CDS encoding SemiSWEET family sugar transporter, with the protein MKIDFITLLGLIAGILTTLAYLPQAIKTWQSKSADDISWSMLIILSVGIVLWLVYGVSIRNIPLIAANVVTFFLTSIILVLKIRYKNIV; encoded by the coding sequence ATGAAAATCGATTTTATAACTCTGCTGGGATTAATAGCTGGAATTCTGACGACGCTTGCCTATCTACCGCAGGCGATCAAAACTTGGCAATCTAAATCGGCTGACGACATTTCCTGGAGCATGTTGATAATTCTCAGCGTGGGAATCGTGCTATGGCTAGTATACGGCGTTTCGATTCGCAACATCCCCTTGATTGCCGCAAATGTTGTGACTTTTTTTCTAACCTCTATAATCTTGGTTTTGAAAATTCGATACAAGAATATTGTCTAG